The following proteins are co-located in the Macadamia integrifolia cultivar HAES 741 chromosome 3, SCU_Mint_v3, whole genome shotgun sequence genome:
- the LOC122074046 gene encoding uncharacterized protein LOC122074046 isoform X1 — MQYSSETLIQIFLQNQNPEIEMPPLRHSSRIDTLELKGQIIRKLGHETAERYFVLLNRLLSLRLSKPEFDKLCIATIGRKNLYLHNRLIGAMVKNACIAKTPPSRESRIEGSLSFKIANGHQRSSVQTLSGDAFSPSPRNGKSSNHRDFKFRDRPSPLGPLGKIQSILSDESTLRTRGQQSATELFSLSGRPPAEVVSVEDGEEVEQMAASPSIQSRSPVRAPLGIPMNMGGARKSFGNGFLSTFYPETCLNSSELPDTRSLRNQLKRKMERESIGISLDCANLLNNGLDAFLKRLIKPCLELAGSRAGHEHIKQINGQIAPGLNGVWPDRIIQRPSRSISASLLDFRVAMELNPQLLGEEWPIKLERVCLHASEE; from the exons ATGCAGTACAGCTCGGAGACATTGATACAAATTTTCCTTCAAAACCAG AACCCAGAAATTGAGATGCCGCCCTTGCGGCATTCCTCCCGGATTGACACTTTAGAGCTGAAAGGTCAGATCATCAGGAAACTCGGACATGAGACGGCAGAGAGATACTTCGTTCTCCTCAACCGATTACTCAGCCTCAGGCTCAGCAAACCTGAGTTCGATAAGCTCTGCATTGCTACTATTGGAAGGAAGAATCTCTATCTTCACAACCGGCTTATTGGAGCCATGGTCAAGAATGCTTGTATTGCTAAGACTCCCCCTTCGAGAGAGAGCAGAATAGAAGGTTCTCTTAGTTTTAAAATTGCTAATGGTCATCAAAGGAGTAGTGTTCAGACGCTGTCTGGAGATGCATTCTCTCCATCCCCACGCAATGGGAAGTCTTCAAATCATCGAGATTTCAAGTTCAGGGACCGCCCAAGTCCACTTGGGCCCCTTGGGAAGATCCAGAGTATCCTGTCCGATGAATCAACCCTTAGGACTCGAGGGCAACAAAGTGCTACAGAACTCTTTTCTCTAAGTGGCAGACCTCCAGCTGAAGTTGTCTCTGTGGAAGATGGGGAGGAAGTTGAACAGATGGCTGCTAGCCCGAGCATTCAAAGTAGAAGCCCTGTTAGAGCTCCTCTAGGTATCCCCATGAATATGGGTGGAGCACGCAAATCCTTTGGTAATGGATTTCTGTCTACTTTCTATCCCGAGACCTGTCTTAACAGCTCTGAGCTACCTGATACCAGATCCTTAAGGAACCAGTTGAAGCGGAAGATGGAGAGGGAAAGCATTGGCATCTCGCTGGACTGTGCTAATCTGTTGAATAATGGATTGGATGCATTTCTGAAGAGGTTGATCAAGCCATGTTTGGAGTTAGCTGGATCGAGGGCCGGGCATGAACACATAAAGCAAATAAATGGTCAGATTGCACCTGGTTTGAATGGTGTCTGGCCTGATAGAATCATACAAAGACCATCCCGGTCAATATCTGCATCCTTGTTGGATTTTAGGGTTGCAATGGAGTTGAATCCCCAGTTACTTGGGGAAGAATGGCCCATAAAACTTGAGAGAGTTTGCTTGCATGCATCAGAAGAATGA
- the LOC122074046 gene encoding uncharacterized protein LOC122074046 isoform X2: MPPLRHSSRIDTLELKGQIIRKLGHETAERYFVLLNRLLSLRLSKPEFDKLCIATIGRKNLYLHNRLIGAMVKNACIAKTPPSRESRIEGSLSFKIANGHQRSSVQTLSGDAFSPSPRNGKSSNHRDFKFRDRPSPLGPLGKIQSILSDESTLRTRGQQSATELFSLSGRPPAEVVSVEDGEEVEQMAASPSIQSRSPVRAPLGIPMNMGGARKSFGNGFLSTFYPETCLNSSELPDTRSLRNQLKRKMERESIGISLDCANLLNNGLDAFLKRLIKPCLELAGSRAGHEHIKQINGQIAPGLNGVWPDRIIQRPSRSISASLLDFRVAMELNPQLLGEEWPIKLERVCLHASEE; encoded by the coding sequence ATGCCGCCCTTGCGGCATTCCTCCCGGATTGACACTTTAGAGCTGAAAGGTCAGATCATCAGGAAACTCGGACATGAGACGGCAGAGAGATACTTCGTTCTCCTCAACCGATTACTCAGCCTCAGGCTCAGCAAACCTGAGTTCGATAAGCTCTGCATTGCTACTATTGGAAGGAAGAATCTCTATCTTCACAACCGGCTTATTGGAGCCATGGTCAAGAATGCTTGTATTGCTAAGACTCCCCCTTCGAGAGAGAGCAGAATAGAAGGTTCTCTTAGTTTTAAAATTGCTAATGGTCATCAAAGGAGTAGTGTTCAGACGCTGTCTGGAGATGCATTCTCTCCATCCCCACGCAATGGGAAGTCTTCAAATCATCGAGATTTCAAGTTCAGGGACCGCCCAAGTCCACTTGGGCCCCTTGGGAAGATCCAGAGTATCCTGTCCGATGAATCAACCCTTAGGACTCGAGGGCAACAAAGTGCTACAGAACTCTTTTCTCTAAGTGGCAGACCTCCAGCTGAAGTTGTCTCTGTGGAAGATGGGGAGGAAGTTGAACAGATGGCTGCTAGCCCGAGCATTCAAAGTAGAAGCCCTGTTAGAGCTCCTCTAGGTATCCCCATGAATATGGGTGGAGCACGCAAATCCTTTGGTAATGGATTTCTGTCTACTTTCTATCCCGAGACCTGTCTTAACAGCTCTGAGCTACCTGATACCAGATCCTTAAGGAACCAGTTGAAGCGGAAGATGGAGAGGGAAAGCATTGGCATCTCGCTGGACTGTGCTAATCTGTTGAATAATGGATTGGATGCATTTCTGAAGAGGTTGATCAAGCCATGTTTGGAGTTAGCTGGATCGAGGGCCGGGCATGAACACATAAAGCAAATAAATGGTCAGATTGCACCTGGTTTGAATGGTGTCTGGCCTGATAGAATCATACAAAGACCATCCCGGTCAATATCTGCATCCTTGTTGGATTTTAGGGTTGCAATGGAGTTGAATCCCCAGTTACTTGGGGAAGAATGGCCCATAAAACTTGAGAGAGTTTGCTTGCATGCATCAGAAGAATGA